The Salvia splendens isolate huo1 chromosome 21, SspV2, whole genome shotgun sequence genome includes a window with the following:
- the LOC121783486 gene encoding protein TIFY 10A-like, translating to MDKFHGARSNFSQTCNLLSQYLKENGGFGDLNFTPDFPQSSIGSVNPDQNPKAEKEIGQMTIFYAGRVIVLNDIPAEKAKEIINLATTNNYPAVSPLGSDLPIARKNSLARFLEKRRDRVAGAAPYKASKPAVKAEPWLETDRLQIQRN from the exons ATGGACAAGTTTCACGGCGCCAGATCCAACTTCTCGCAAACCTGCAACCTTCTCAGCCAATACTTGAAGGAGAATGGCGGATTCGGTGACCTTAATTTCACCCCCGACTTTCCTCAATCCTCCATAG GATCTGTCAATCCGGATCAGAATCCAAAAGCGGAAAAGGAGATCGGGCAGATGACGATATTCTACGCGGGTAGAGTGATTGTGCTGAACGATATTCCGGCGGAGAAGGCCAAGGAGATCATCAATTTAGCCACCACCAATAATTATCCTGCGGTTTCGCCGCTTGGCTCAG ATCTACCAATTGCGAGGAAGAATTCACTAGCTCGGTTTCTGGAGAAGAGGAGAGATAGGGTCGCCGGAGCTGCGCCGTACAAGGCCAGCAAACCGGCGGTGAAGGCGGAGCCGTGGCTGGAAACGGACCGGCTCCAGATTCAGCGAAATTAG